From Phragmites australis chromosome 5, lpPhrAust1.1, whole genome shotgun sequence, a single genomic window includes:
- the LOC133919466 gene encoding mitogen-activated protein kinase kinase kinase YODA-like, giving the protein MPPWWGKSSSKEVKKTAKENLIDTFQRLISSNEQKGSRKSRGSHRRGKDTAAEKGCWSTAHSRSTSPSKEVSRCQSFAADRPHAQPLPLPRSRARVTRTTSDITDSKPILEKRSKGQLLPLPTPNWLKKRPETTEPVAELATASVSSNCSIDSDDPGDSQLQSPVGNDAENAAKVATSSSSSVVHKECSSAITRKSTKEVAKRNNAPLSNHILSTSPRSTAADSCQTNLQSSRQVTLESAPNSLRSSPSRSPRIICPDQIPTSAFWAVKPHTDVTFLGSGQCSSPGSGQTSGHNSVGGDMLAQLFWQPSRGSPEYSPIPSPRMTSPGPSSRVHSGSVSPLHPRAGGVVPESPTSRHAEGKKKQTHRLPLPPLSISNSSTFLPNNSTPASPISRSPGGTENPPSPGSRWKKGKLIGRGTFGHVYVGFNSDKGKMCAMKEVTLFSDDPKSKESAKQLGQEILLLSRLQHPNIVRYYGSETVDDKLYIYLEYVSGGSIHKLLQEYGQFGEQAIRSYTKQILLGLAYLHAKDTVHRDIKGPNILVDPNGRVKLADFGMAKHINGQQCPFSFKGSPYWMAPEVIKNSNGCNLAVDIWSLGCTVLEMATSKPPWSQYEGIAAMFKIGNGKELPPIPDHLSEEGKDFIRQCLQRDPSSRPTAVDLLQHPFIRNASPLERSVASDPLEQLTALSCKPSKVVAHARNMASLGLEGQSIYQRRAAKFSLTHSDIHIRSNISCPVSPCGSPLLRSRSPQHQNGRMSPSPISSPKTTSGASTPLTGGNGAIPLNHVRQPAYRNEGFPIASRGLDDHLPSRSADPVHGRFVRVHQLSAGLQERVVPEADILSSQFGKTGHVNVWDLHDRPLPSEHSSQQNFGDHVKLKPSLDLTSGPPHLGRNHGH; this is encoded by the exons ATGCCACCATGGTGGGGAAAATCTTCATCCAAAGAAGTGAAAAAGACTGCCAAAGAAAACCTCATTGACACATTTCAGCGGCTCATAAGTTCAAATGAGCAAAAGGGGAGCAGAAAATCACGGGGGAGTCATAGACGTGGTAAAGACACAGCTGCTGAGAAAGGTTGCTGGTCTACTGCCCATTCCCGCTCTACATCCCCTTCAAAAGAGGTTTCTCGGTGTCAGAGCTTTGCAGCAGATAGACCACATGCACAACCACTCCCTCTTCCTAGATCACGTGCTAGGGTGACACGTACTACTTCAGATATTACCGActcaaaacccattttggaaaAGCGTAGCAAAGGGCAACTACTACCACTCCCTACCCCAAATTGGCTTAAAAAAAGACCTGAAACTACTGAACCCGTTGCTGAATTAGCTACCGCTTCTGTCTCCAGCAACTGTTCTATTGATAGTGATGATCCTGGAGATTCTCAACTTCAGAGCCCTGTGGGAAATGATGCTGAAAACGCAGCTAAAGTTGCTACATCGAGTAGTTCAAG TGTTGTGCATAAAGAGTGTTCTAGCGCTATCACCAGAAAGAGCACCAAGGAAGTGGCAAAGCGAAACAATGCTCCTCTCAGTAACCACATTCTGTCCACATCTCCAAGAAGTACTGCTGCTGATAGTTGCCAAACCAATTTGCAAAGCTCGCGACAGGTTACTCTGGAGAGTGCTCCCAATAGTTTGAGGTCAAGTCCTTCTCGAAGCCCAAGAATTATATGTCCTGATCAGATTCCAACGTCAGCCTTTTGGGCAGTGAAGCCTCATACAGATGTAACTTTCCTTGGGTCTGGTCAGTGCTCCAGTCCAGGTTCCGGTCAAACGTCTGGGCATAATTCAGTGGGAGGCGATATGCTAGCCCAGCTCTTTTGGCAACCTAGCCGAGGCAGTCCAGAGTATTCACCAATTCCCAGCCCAAGAATGACAAGTCCTGGTCCAAGTTCTAGGGTGCATAGTGGAAGTGTCTCTCCGTTGCATCCTAGGGCTGGTGGGGTGGTGCCTGAATCTCCAACAAGTCGACATGCTGaggggaagaagaaacaaaCCCACAGATTGCCACTTCCACCATTAAGCATCTCTAACAGTTCCACCTTTTTGCCAAACAACTCTACCCCAGCTAGTCCTATATCCCGTAGTCCTGGTGGAACAGAGAATCCACCCAGTCCTGGATCACGGTGGAAGAAGGGAAAGCTGATTGGCCGTGGGACATTTGGCCATGTATATGTTGGATTTAACAG CGATAAAGGTAAAATGTGTGCAATGAAGGAGGTTACCCTTTTCTCAGATGATCCTAAATCAAAAGAAAGTGCAAAGCAGCTGGGCCAG GAAATATTACTATTGAGCCGACTGCAACATCCAAACATTGTGCGATATTATGGATCTGAAACG GTGGATGATAAGCTTTACATATACCTGGAGTATGTTTCTGGTGGATCTATCCATAAGCTTCTCCAAGAGTACGGGCAGTTTGGTGAACAAGCAATTCGAAGTTATACTAAGCAAATACTTTTGGGCTTAGCTTATTTGCATGCAAAGGATACAGTACACAG GGACATCAAAGGTCCAAACATATTGGTAGACCCTAATGGCCGTGTAAAGCTTGCCGACTTCGGAATGGCAAAACAT ATCAATGGACAACAGTGCCCTTTCTCATTTAAGGGTAGCCCATACTGGATGGCTCCTGAG gttataaaaaattctaatggaTGTAACCTTGCGGTTGATATATGGAGTTTAGGATGCACAGTCCTAGAGATGGCTACCTCAAAACCACCATGGAGCCAATATGAAGGG ATTGCCGCAATGTTTAAGATAGGAAACGGTAAGGAGCTTCCACCAATACCAGATCACCTCTCAGAAGAGGGCAAAGACTTCATAAGACAGTGCCTGCAACGTGATCCATCAAGCCGTCCAACAGCAGTGGATCTTTTGCAGCATCCATTCATACGAAATGCATCACCACTTGAAAGATCAGTTGCCTCTGATCCACTGGAACAGTTGACGGCTTTATCTTGCAAACCATCTAAG GTGGTTGCGCATGCCAGAAATATGGCCTCGCTTGGTTTGGAAGGGCAATCAATTTACCAGAGAAGAGCTGCCAAATTTTCTTTGACACACAG TGATATCCATATAAGGAGTAATATATCTTGTCCTGTATCTCCATGTGGAAGTCCTCTTCTGAGATCAAGATCTCCACAACATCAAAATGGTAGAATGTCACCGTCTCCAATTTCTAGCCCCAAAACTACTTCGGGTGCTTCCACTCCTCTGACTGGTGGCAATGGAGCCATTCCTTTAAACCATGTGAGGCAACCAGCTTACAGAAATGAAGGCTTCCCAATTGCATCAAGAGGCCTTGATGATCACTTGCCTAGCCGGTCTGCTGACCCAGTCCATGGACGTTTTGTTCGAGTGCATCAACTCTCGGCAGGTCTTCAGGAGAGGGTAGTCCCTGAAGCTGACATTCTGAGCTCACAGTTTGGAAAGACGGGGCATGTGAATGTATGGGATTTGCATGATAGGCCACTGCCTTCTGAACATTCCTCTCAGCAGAACTTTGGGGATCATGTGAAACTAAAACCTTCACTGGACTTGACTTCTGGTCCTCCACACCTTGGGCGCAATCATGGTCATTGA
- the LOC133919468 gene encoding aquaporin PIP1-1, giving the protein MEGKEEDVRLGANKFSERQPIGTAAQGAGDDKDYKEPPPAPLFEPGELKSWSFYRAGIAEFVATFLFLYITILTVMGVSKSTSKCATVGIQGIAWSFGGMIFALVYCTAGISGGHINPAVTFGLFLARKLSLTRAIFYIVMQCLGAICGAGVVKGFQQGLYMGNGGGANVVASGYTKGDGLGAEIVGTFILVYTVFSATDAKRNARDSHVPILAPLPIGFAVFLVHLATIPITGTGINPARSLGAAIIYNREHAWNDHWIFWVGPFIGAALAAIYHQVVIRAIPFKSRS; this is encoded by the exons ATGGaagggaaggaggaggatgTGCGCCTGGGAGCGAACAAGTTCTCGGAGAGGCAGCCCATCGGGACGGCGGCGCAGGGCGCTGGGGACGACAAGGACTACAAGGAGCCCCCGCCGGCGCCGCTGTTCGAGCCCGGGGAGCTCAAGTCCTGGTCCTTCTACCGCGCAGGGATCGCCGAGTTCGTCGccaccttcctcttcctctacaTTACCATCCTCACCGTCATGGGCGTCTCCAAGTCCACCTCCAAGTGCGCCACCGTCGGCATCCAGGGCATCGCCTGGTCCTTCGGAGGCATGATCTTCGCGCTCGTCTACTGCACCGCCGGCATCTCCG GAGGGCACATCAACCCAGCAGTGACTTTCGGTCTGTTCTTGGCCAGGAAGCTGTCCCTGACTAGGGCCATCTTCTACATAGTGATGCAATGTCTGGGGGCCATCTGTGGAGCTGGAGTGGTGAAGGGCTTCCAGCAGGGGCTTTACATGGGCAATGGAGGTGGTGCCAACGTAGTTGCCAGTGGTTACACCAAGGGTGACGGCCTTGGTGCTGAGATTGTTGGCACCTTCATCCTGGTCTACACCGTCTTCTCGGCAACTGATGCCAAGAGGAACGCCAGGGACTCCCATGTTCCT ATCCTTGCCCCACTGCCAATTGGGTTTGCGGTGTTCCTGGTCCACCTTGCCACCATCCCCATTACTGGCACTGGCATCAACCCAGCAAGGAGCCTTGGCGCTGCCATCATTTACAACAGGGAGCACGCCTGGAATGACCAT TGGATCTTCTGGGTCGGTCCCTTCATTGGTGCTGCCCTGGCTGCCATCTACCACCAGGTGGTCATCAGGGCCATCCCGTTCAAGAGCAGGTCTTAA